A window of Microbispora hainanensis genomic DNA:
GTAGTCGCCCTGTTTCTCCAGCACCACGCTCCGCCCGGGCAGCTCGACGCGGAAACGCCCGCTGATCAGCACGAGGAGCGCGGTGCGCCGCTCGCCGGTGACCCATTCCGCCCGCCGGTCACCCTGGGGATGCGCACACCACTTGATCTCGACCTCGTCGCTGTGCCGCACATCGCCCACGGGCTTGAAATGCCCCAGCAGCCACCCGCGGTCGGCGGGCCCGTCCAGATGCGCGTTCCCCACGTACACGTTCTCCATCACAGCCCCGCACGCTAGCGGAGCCGTTCACGACCCGCGGACGGGCCTGGGCGCGGTCCTGCGGTGAATCGGCCCGCCGGGGGCGTACCACCCCGCCTTCTTGCGTACGGCGGACGACGGGTCGTCGAGCATGGCGGTCAACTCGTCCAGCGCCTCTTCGACGAGCAGATGGTCGAGCAGCCTGCAGCATTGCTCGCGTACCACGGGACGAGGGGCCGGCCGCCGGCGAGTTCGCCCGCCGGATGCGCGACCTGACCACCCGGGCCCGGCGGCTCTCGCCCCGGCCGGTCGACTGCACCGCGCTGCGCTGGTGACGCTCCGATCCAGGCGTCCGGCGGGCACCCCGTCCCGCCAGGGGCGATGATGGGACAAATAGGGTGCTGTCATGGAGTATCGACGACTTGGCACCACCGGCATGAAGGTCAGCCGGATCTGTCTCGGCATGATGAGCTACGGCGACCCGGCCAAGCTGGGCGGCTGGGCCCTGGACGAGGAGCAGGCCGAGCCCATCGTGCGCAAGGCGGCCGAAGGCGGCGTGACCTTCTTCGACACCGCCGACGTCTACTCGGGAGGCGTCAGCGAGGAGGTCACCGGGCGGCTGCTGCGCAAGATCTTCGCTCGCCGCGACGACTATGTGCTGGCCACCAAGGTCTACTTCCCGATGGGCGAGGGCCGCAACGACTACGGCCTGTCCCGCAAGCACGTCATGTCGGCCATCGACGCCTCCCTCGCCCGCCTCGGCACCGACTACGTGGACCTGTACCAAATCCACCGCTGGGACGCCGAGACGCCGATCGAGGAGACCATGGAGGCGCTCCACGACATCGTTAAGGCCGGCAAGGCCCGCTACATCGGCGCCTCCAGCATGTGGGCGTGGCAGTTCGCCAAGGCCCAGCACACCGCGGACACGCACGGCTGGACCCGGTTCGTCTCGATGCAGAACCACTACAACCTGCTGCACCGCGAGGAGGAGCGGGAGATGATCCCGCAGTGCGTCGACCAGGGCGTGGGCCTCATCCCGTGGAGCCCGCTCGCGCGCGGCCTGCTCGCCCGCGCGGGCAGGAAGGCCGACACCGTGCGGCAGGTCGGCGACGGCGCCAGGCAGGAGCAGCTGTACGGCGGTCCCGCCGACGAGGCGATCCTGGAGCGGGTGGCGCGCACCGCCGAGGAGCGGGGCGTCTCCCCCGCGACCCTCTCCCTCGCGTGGCTGCTCAGCCGCCCGGGTGTCACCGCTCCGATCGTCGGCGCGACCAAGGAGCACCACGTGGACGACGCCCTCGCCGCGGTCGAGCTGAAGCTCACCGACGAGGAGATCGCCTTCCTCGAGGAGCCGTACCAGGCCCGGCCGCAGCGGTTCTGACCATGCGACCCCCCGATCGAGGCCTCCTCTCGCCGGGGCCCGGCAACGGCCCGGCGGGCGGGGGTCCGGGGTCTCCTCAGCCGCCGGTCGTGCGGCGGCGCCGGGCCCGGCGCGGGTAGGCCTTGGCCGTCTCGGCCAGCCGCGCCGCGTGCTCGGCCTGCTTGCGCCAGTGCCCGTACGCGTCGCCGCGCTGCGCGAGCCGGTCCAGCTCACGCATCGTCGCCAGCGGGATGAACGCGGGCTCGGCGTCCCGCCACGGCGTGCCGGGCAGCGGCATGAACGTGTGGGTGTGGATGCGCGCCCCGAGATCGGCGAGGTCGGCGGCGAGCCGCAGCGACGCGTCCTGGTCCTCCGGCGACTCGCCGGGCAGCCCGAAGATGAAGTCGACGTTCGGGCGGAAGCCGTGTTCCACGGCGATCCGTACGGCGTCGCGCACCGGCGCACTGCCATGACCGCGACCTGCCGCGGCCAGCACGCGGTCGGAGCCCGACTGCGCGCCGATGATGATGTTGTCGTTGGCCACGTAACGCTTGAGCAGCCGCATCGCCTCCGGCGTCACGTGCTCGGGACGGATCTCCGAGGGGAAACTGCCGAAGAACACCCGCCCGTTCGCCGGCAGCTCCTCTTTCACGCCCGCCAGCAGTTCCTCCACGGCGTCCAGCGCCGGCTCCGGCCCCTGCGTGCCGTACGAGAGTGAGGTAGGGGTGATGAAACGGACGTCCCGCAGGCCGTGGGCGGCCATCCGGCGGACGTGCTCGCGCACGCTGTCCACGCTGCGGTGCCGGAACCTGCCGCCGAACATGAAGGGCGTCTGACAGAAACGGCACGTGTAGGCGCAGCCCCTCGTGATCTCGATGGGCCCGAAGTGGCGGCGCCGGTCGGGGAAGGACGGGAAGGCGTCCAGCGGTAACTGCGGGGCCGGTGGCGTGCGCAGCGCCACACTGTCGCCGTCGCGCACCGCCAGCCCGGGCACGCCGGTGAGCGGCCGGTCCGCGCGCAGCGCCTCGACCAGCGCGACGATCGTCGGCTCCCCCTCGCCGATCGCGGCGAGGTCCCAGCCGGCGTCGATGACCTGCTGCGGCTCGGCGGTGGCGTGCACCCCTCCGGCGATGTGCAGGACGCGGGGGTCGTCGGCGAGGGCCCGCACGGTGGCCAGCTCGGCCGCCATCGCCTCGGCGTCCGGCGAGTAGAACGACCACAGGACCAGGATGCGGTCCGCGCGGCTGGCCGCGATGTGCTCCGCGGTCTCCTCGGGAGTGGTCCCGAGCCTCAGGTCGCACTCGGCCTTCGCCGTTTCGAGCGCGCCGAGCAGCGCGTTGACGCCGTACGTCACGGCCTTGCGATAGCGGACCACCACGGACACTTCCACGCTCACCCTGGCAGGGTAGTGCCATCGTCCCGTTCTCCCGCACCGGTGATCGCCGAGCGCGATACTCGCGCGCCGGCCGAGCATCTCCGGCTTTCGGCGGACGACCGGGCCGGCGGCGGAAGGCCGCGTCGCCGGTGACCATGGGCGCTCACAATGACTCTTCCGATCGGCTCTCCTCTCCATCAGGGTGCGTGGAGGTGGTGTGGGGCGGAGCCAATACGAGACGGAGAACCCTTGTCAAGGGTCTTGATACCGGGCCGCGTCACCACCGGGATCCGGGCGCGGCCCAACTGGGCGTTGTCGCGGCGACCCGGGAGACCGGCGAAAGGCCGGTCGTGAAACTTTCATCTAACCTTCCCGGCTGGCACACCAGGCTGCCGAAACTTTCAAAGCATAGATGCCGACCGCTTAACCGATTCCGCACCCCAGGAATGAGCAGGTCGTCCGAAAGTTTCTGGTAAAGCCTTGACAAGTTTCGGCGAGGTTTCCACACTGATCCTCCGAGGCGGTCCCCGGCCCCAAGTGGTGGTGCACGGCAGGGGGCCGCCGATCACGACGCCCCGGTGGTGTGCGCCCTCGAGCGACGAGGCGCGGCGTCGGTCTCACGGGAACCCCTCGCGTTCCCCCAGGTGATCTATGGAGGCTCAGACATGGGCGAAAACATCGTGCCGCCGCCCGGAACCCGGCTGCGCCGGGCTCTGGTCGCCGGCGCTGTCGGCGTACTCACC
This region includes:
- a CDS encoding TIGR04013 family B12-binding domain/radical SAM domain-containing protein → MSVEVSVVVRYRKAVTYGVNALLGALETAKAECDLRLGTTPEETAEHIAASRADRILVLWSFYSPDAEAMAAELATVRALADDPRVLHIAGGVHATAEPQQVIDAGWDLAAIGEGEPTIVALVEALRADRPLTGVPGLAVRDGDSVALRTPPAPQLPLDAFPSFPDRRRHFGPIEITRGCAYTCRFCQTPFMFGGRFRHRSVDSVREHVRRMAAHGLRDVRFITPTSLSYGTQGPEPALDAVEELLAGVKEELPANGRVFFGSFPSEIRPEHVTPEAMRLLKRYVANDNIIIGAQSGSDRVLAAAGRGHGSAPVRDAVRIAVEHGFRPNVDFIFGLPGESPEDQDASLRLAADLADLGARIHTHTFMPLPGTPWRDAEPAFIPLATMRELDRLAQRGDAYGHWRKQAEHAARLAETAKAYPRRARRRRTTGG
- a CDS encoding signal peptidase I; protein product: MENVYVGNAHLDGPADRGWLLGHFKPVGDVRHSDEVEIKWCAHPQGDRRAEWVTGERRTALLVLISGRFRVELPGRSVVLEKQGDYVVWGHGVDHSWYAEEESVVLTVRWPSIPGYAVSGAGSE
- a CDS encoding aldo/keto reductase encodes the protein MEYRRLGTTGMKVSRICLGMMSYGDPAKLGGWALDEEQAEPIVRKAAEGGVTFFDTADVYSGGVSEEVTGRLLRKIFARRDDYVLATKVYFPMGEGRNDYGLSRKHVMSAIDASLARLGTDYVDLYQIHRWDAETPIEETMEALHDIVKAGKARYIGASSMWAWQFAKAQHTADTHGWTRFVSMQNHYNLLHREEEREMIPQCVDQGVGLIPWSPLARGLLARAGRKADTVRQVGDGARQEQLYGGPADEAILERVARTAEERGVSPATLSLAWLLSRPGVTAPIVGATKEHHVDDALAAVELKLTDEEIAFLEEPYQARPQRF
- a CDS encoding HEAT repeat domain-containing protein, whose translation is MVREQCCRLLDHLLVEEALDELTAMLDDPSSAVRKKAGWYAPGGPIHRRTAPRPVRGS